One region of Candidatus Limnocylindrales bacterium genomic DNA includes:
- the rplP gene encoding 50S ribosomal protein L16, which produces MLMPKKVKYRKQQRGRMKGKAYRGSTLNFGQFGLQALEPGYITDRQIEAARIAITRKVKRSGRMWIRIFPDKPVTSKPTETRMGKGKGALDHWVAVVKPGRIIYEMDGIPEELARDALRLAAHKLPIKTKFVVR; this is translated from the coding sequence ATGTTAATGCCTAAAAAGGTAAAATATCGAAAGCAACAACGGGGAAGGATGAAGGGTAAAGCTTATCGAGGTTCTACGCTTAATTTTGGTCAATTTGGTCTGCAGGCTTTAGAACCCGGTTATATTACAGATCGCCAGATCGAAGCAGCCCGTATTGCTATCACACGAAAAGTAAAAAGAAGTGGAAGAATGTGGATACGTATTTTTCCAGATAAACCTGTCACCTCGAAGCCTACGGAAACTCGAATGGGTAAAGGAAAAGGAGCTCTGGATCATTGGGTAGCTGTGGTTAAGCCTGGTCGTATCATTTATGAGATGGATGGCATTCCTGAAGAACTCGCCAGAGATGCTCTACGCCTAGCTGCCCACAAGCTTCCTATTAAAACCAAATTTGTGGTACGGTAA
- the rpsC gene encoding 30S ribosomal protein S3: protein MGQKVNPIGLRLGIIKTWNSKWYAEKNYADLLHEDLKIRNFVKDKLSHAGISKVEIERAAEKTTVNIHTARPGIIIGRKGAEVDKLKKSLQALTGKQIQVNIYEVRRAELDAQLVAENIALQLERRVSFRRAMKRSVSSAMRLGAYGIKVSCSGRLDGSEMARTEWYREGRVPLHTLRADIDYGFSQALTTYGLIGVKVWIFKGEVLSRNNQSKEQNQQVQQGQSGQQSQSGQKTLQQPAKV from the coding sequence TTGGGACAAAAAGTTAATCCAATAGGTTTAAGATTAGGAATTATTAAGACTTGGAACTCTAAATGGTATGCGGAGAAGAATTATGCAGATCTGCTCCATGAAGACTTGAAAATCCGAAATTTTGTCAAAGACAAATTATCCCATGCCGGGATTTCTAAAGTTGAAATCGAGCGGGCTGCTGAGAAGACTACCGTAAATATTCATACTGCACGCCCCGGAATTATCATCGGTCGGAAAGGTGCAGAGGTCGATAAATTGAAGAAAAGTCTGCAAGCCCTTACCGGTAAACAAATCCAGGTCAATATCTATGAAGTTAGAAGAGCAGAGCTTGATGCTCAATTAGTGGCTGAAAATATAGCTCTTCAACTGGAAAGAAGAGTTTCGTTTCGCCGTGCCATGAAAAGAAGTGTATCGTCGGCTATGCGCTTGGGGGCTTATGGCATCAAGGTTTCCTGTAGTGGTCGGTTAGATGGTTCGGAAATGGCCAGAACCGAATGGTATCGAGAGGGGAGAGTTCCTCTACATACTTTACGGGCTGATATCGATTATGGTTTTTCACAAGCCCTGACCACTTATGGATTGATAGGGGTCAAGGTTTGGATTTTTAAAGGAGAAGTTCTTTCGAGGAATAATCAGTCCAAGGAACAAAATCAACAGGTTCAACAAGGTCAGTCCGGTCAACAAAGTCAGTCCGGTCAAAAAACTCTTCAACAACCCGCTAAGGTTTAG
- the rpsQ gene encoding 30S ribosomal protein S17: MEKPGRRKVRQGVVVSNKMMKTVVVEVTRFIQHPRYNKTIKRSKKFKAHDEENKCSIGDIVEIWETRPLSKEKRWRVVKILKKAQLTEQEGEGDDTTTDKT, translated from the coding sequence ATGGAAAAACCAGGGAGAAGGAAGGTAAGACAGGGAGTTGTGGTCAGTAATAAAATGATGAAGACGGTGGTCGTTGAGGTGACTAGATTTATTCAACACCCCAGATATAATAAAACGATCAAAAGATCGAAAAAGTTTAAAGCCCATGATGAGGAGAATAAATGCTCCATAGGAGATATTGTTGAGATATGGGAGACGAGGCCACTCAGTAAAGAGAAACGGTGGCGCGTAGTTAAAATTCTAAAGAAAGCTCAATTAACGGAACAGGAGGGTGAAGGAGATGATACAACCACAGACAAGACTTGA
- the rplE gene encoding 50S ribosomal protein L5 — translation MKSRLERKYREVVIPNLMKQFGYKNVMQVPRLEKIVVNMGLGEAVSDIKVLDAAAEELAAITGQKPVIRRAKKSIASFKLRAGMPIGCMVTLRKQRMYEFLDRLVNVALPRVRDFKGVSPKSFDGRGNYTLGLREQIIFPEINYDKVDKIRGLNVAIVTTAKTDEEGKALLAELGMPFRQ, via the coding sequence ATGAAATCACGATTGGAAAGAAAATATCGGGAAGTTGTAATTCCAAATTTGATGAAGCAATTTGGATATAAAAACGTGATGCAGGTACCCAGATTAGAAAAAATTGTGGTAAACATGGGGTTGGGAGAAGCGGTTTCAGATATTAAAGTTCTGGATGCTGCGGCAGAGGAGTTAGCGGCTATTACCGGTCAGAAACCGGTCATAAGACGGGCTAAAAAGTCCATAGCCAGTTTTAAGCTAAGGGCCGGTATGCCCATCGGATGTATGGTAACCTTACGCAAGCAGCGTATGTATGAGTTTCTGGATAGATTGGTGAATGTAGCTCTTCCCCGGGTTAGAGATTTCAAAGGAGTTTCTCCCAAATCCTTCGATGGAAGAGGAAATTACACCTTGGGTCTTCGGGAACAAATTATATTTCCTGAAATAAATTACGATAAAGTGGATAAAATCAGGGGACTTAATGTAGCCATTGTTACGACGGCTAAAACCGATGAAGAGGGAAAAGCTCTTCTCGCAGAGCTGGGTATGCCCTTCAGGCAATAA
- a CDS encoding type Z 30S ribosomal protein S14 produces MARTASIAKAKKKPKFSSRQRNRCLICGRPRGYIRKFKMCRICFRTLASKGEIPGVIKASW; encoded by the coding sequence GTGGCAAGAACAGCATCTATTGCAAAAGCCAAAAAGAAACCAAAATTTAGTTCAAGACAGAGGAATCGCTGCCTGATATGCGGCAGACCTCGGGGTTATATCCGAAAGTTTAAAATGTGTCGTATTTGTTTCAGAACCCTGGCCTCAAAGGGAGAGATACCTGGGGTTATCAAAGCGAGCTGGTAG
- the rpmC gene encoding 50S ribosomal protein L29, with the protein MKARELRELTDEELKERERDLREELFNLRFQIATNQAENPQIIRNVRRDLARVLTIIRERELAAEKETRGKA; encoded by the coding sequence GTGAAAGCGCGAGAACTGAGAGAATTAACGGACGAAGAACTAAAAGAACGGGAAAGGGACTTACGAGAAGAACTCTTTAATTTGAGATTTCAGATTGCAACCAATCAGGCTGAAAATCCACAAATTATCAGAAACGTTCGACGGGATCTTGCAAGAGTGTTGACCATTATTCGGGAAAGGGAGCTGGCGGCGGAGAAAGAGACCAGGGGAAAGGCCTAA
- the rpsH gene encoding 30S ribosomal protein S8 yields the protein MATTDPIADMLTRIRNANLVYKPYTDVPSSKLKGEIARLLKREGFIRGYKMVGNALRIYLKYTPEGKRVITNLQRVSKPGCRVYKRKDAIPRVLGGLGIAILSTSKGILTDKESRLMGVGGEVLCYVW from the coding sequence ATGGCCACTACAGATCCTATTGCCGATATGTTAACGCGAATCCGAAACGCCAATCTGGTCTATAAACCTTATACCGATGTGCCCTCATCTAAATTAAAAGGTGAAATAGCCAGATTGCTTAAGAGAGAAGGATTCATTCGTGGATATAAAATGGTTGGAAATGCTCTACGAATTTATCTAAAATACACTCCCGAGGGGAAAAGGGTTATCACAAATCTACAACGGGTAAGTAAACCAGGGTGCAGGGTTTATAAACGAAAAGATGCCATTCCTCGAGTGCTGGGAGGGTTAGGGATCGCCATCCTTTCTACTTCTAAAGGTATTTTGACAGATAAAGAATCCCGCTTAATGGGAGTTG
- the rplN gene encoding 50S ribosomal protein L14, with amino-acid sequence MIQPQTRLEVADNSGAKEIMCIRIMESSNKKYGYVGDVIMAAVKEASPGGSVKKGDVVKAVVVRVAKEMRRKDGSYIKFDKNAAVLLTPQNEPMGTRIFGPVARELRDKEFTKILSLAPEVI; translated from the coding sequence ATGATACAACCACAGACAAGACTTGAAGTTGCAGATAATTCCGGAGCCAAAGAGATTATGTGCATTCGGATTATGGAAAGTTCAAATAAGAAATATGGATATGTCGGAGATGTGATTATGGCCGCTGTTAAAGAGGCTTCTCCAGGGGGTTCTGTAAAAAAAGGTGACGTGGTGAAGGCGGTCGTTGTCCGGGTAGCTAAAGAAATGAGAAGGAAAGATGGATCTTATATTAAGTTTGATAAAAATGCGGCAGTACTCTTAACCCCCCAAAATGAACCCATGGGAACCAGAATCTTTGGTCCGGTAGCCCGAGAACTCCGGGATAAAGAATTTACCAAAATATTGTCCCTGGCTCCGGAAGTCATTTAA
- the rplV gene encoding 50S ribosomal protein L22 has product MVAKAVGRYIRVSPQKARLVIDLIRGKPVEEALNILEYSPKAVARTIAKILRSAIANAEENSEADVDALYISQAFADDGPTQRRYLPRAMGRATPIRKRSSHITIILDEKPKE; this is encoded by the coding sequence GTGGTAGCCAAAGCCGTAGGACGATACATTCGGGTTTCACCTCAAAAAGCCAGACTCGTCATCGATCTCATCCGGGGTAAACCGGTAGAAGAAGCCCTGAATATCCTGGAATATTCCCCGAAAGCGGTTGCTCGTACCATTGCTAAAATTTTACGCTCGGCTATTGCTAACGCAGAAGAAAATTCTGAAGCCGACGTGGATGCCCTCTACATTAGTCAGGCTTTTGCAGATGATGGCCCAACCCAGCGAAGGTATTTACCAAGGGCTATGGGGCGTGCAACGCCAATTCGAAAGAGATCCAGCCATATTACCATTATTTTAGATGAAAAACCAAAGGAATAA
- the rplX gene encoding 50S ribosomal protein L24 has translation MPRIKFHVRKGDTVTVIAGKEKGKTGKILRTIPKKGKVIVEKVNLIKKHLKKRAQGQGGGIVEMEGGIHVSNVMLNCPNCKKPTRIGKTRLEDGRNVRTCKKCGEIIDK, from the coding sequence ATGCCTAGGATCAAATTTCATGTCAGAAAAGGAGATACGGTTACTGTTATTGCCGGAAAAGAAAAAGGTAAAACGGGTAAGATTTTAAGAACGATCCCTAAAAAAGGAAAAGTGATTGTGGAAAAAGTTAACCTGATTAAAAAGCACCTTAAAAAAAGAGCACAGGGGCAAGGGGGTGGTATTGTGGAGATGGAAGGAGGTATTCACGTCTCCAATGTAATGCTCAATTGCCCAAATTGTAAAAAACCTACCCGTATTGGGAAAACCCGATTAGAAGACGGCCGTAATGTCAGAACATGCAAGAAGTGTGGAGAGATTATTGATAAGTAG
- the rpsS gene encoding 30S ribosomal protein S19: MPRSVKKGPFVDESLLRKVRKMAQTGERKPIRTWSRRSTIIPEFVGHYFAVHNGKKFIPVFITENMVGHKLGEFAPTRTYRGHGKSEKTTTVKKAGERTEK, translated from the coding sequence ATGCCCCGTTCAGTTAAGAAAGGTCCTTTCGTAGATGAAAGCCTGTTGAGAAAAGTAAGAAAAATGGCTCAAACCGGGGAAAGAAAGCCCATTCGGACCTGGTCCCGGCGTTCTACCATTATTCCTGAATTCGTAGGTCATTATTTTGCCGTTCATAACGGTAAAAAGTTTATTCCGGTGTTTATAACCGAAAATATGGTGGGACATAAACTGGGTGAGTTTGCACCCACCAGAACCTATCGAGGACACGGGAAAAGTGAGAAAACAACCACGGTAAAGAAAGCCGGAGAAAGGACAGAAAAATAA